The region AGAGCCTCTGTGTGCACAGCATCCACCCTAGTCCCTCCATGCTGTCCTTGTGGACTTTGAGGGGCAGGGGCCACAGATAAAAGCATGCGGCTGGCTGTTTGTAAGTAATAGGGTTCTTTGTGTCCAAGTCTTCTAACAGAAGAACAAAGACTTCCTGTGAGTCTTGTGTTTCTGCCAGTATCTGTGAACCTATGGCTGAGATGCAGAGAGTGTAAAATCTCAGACCCTGCATAGTTCCTGATAAGcattagtttattttaaacacagggtatatatttgataatttttttttccagtaatcatttaAGCATTATGGAGGATGGATTAGAGGAACTTGAGACCAGTTAAAAGGTCATATAGTCCAAGATAATGAGGACATAAAATCAGGTAGTATTGGTGGGAATCAAATAGAAGAGAGAAACTTAGGAGATAGAATTGACAGGTTTGGGAGACTAACTGAATGGGAAGAAAGATGAATCAATGATAATTCCAAAATGTATGGTTtgggagactggcatgctgccatcAGTCAAGATGTTGCAGGTAGAAGCAGATTGTAGGAGAAGGTGGCAACGGGAGGGTGGGGACAGCTAAGCCAAAGTAAGCAGGTGGTTGGATTAGGAGTCTAGAGCTCCAGAGAGTACTATGGATGAGAGAGAGATTAAGAAGTTAACAAAATGTAGTAGGAATGGGTGAGATTTCAGCTTCTCTAAAAGATTCTGAAAATGTTGTGTTTGGATTGCTAGTACAGCTCAGTGGTTGACTAATGCTGATTGCCACCCCCAACCCTACAATGTCCCCATCGGTGAATAAGAACAAAGACATCAGGCCTCCAGCAGAGCCGTGTAGATTGGAGCCACATATGAAAATAGATCCCCACCCTCCAGGCCTGGCCTTATTTTCAGGGGACTGGGTTTGAGAAAGTTGCTTTGAGAAATGAGTTCCTTTGCTGAAAGCAGGTCTGCAGGGAGAATGAGACTGCAAAGACACAGGGCTGAAGGCTGAGCCTGCAAATGTGGATGAGACTGTTTTGGGTTGTCTGGGCTGTGTTCCTTTCACATATCCATGACTTTTCTGTAggaaacaaataagtaaaatgggGTAACCCACCAGACTAACTGATCTGTGATATTTCGGCTTCTTTTTCTTGCTGCCCTCGTGTATCTTAATGGTAAGCTTTGTAAATTAAGAATGAAACTTTTGGATTCACTGGGCTCAATCATGGTGTCCGTCAGAGCGTTGGCTTTGAAGAATCAGGTGGTCCTGACTTTGAATCTACCACCTGTTAATtattgtgaccttgagcaaatggCTTCTTTGAGTCTCAATCTccttctttataaaaatatggCTGGTAATTGCTACATCACAGGAGTATTGAGAGGATTAGAGATAGTGTACAAGTTCATTTCTTCAACTGAAAGAGGATTGGGCTCCATGATTTCTAAACCCCTGTCTGGCTTGGGTCCCGTTGCTTAAGATTTGGCATTTCTTTTATCGTCACATCTTGATGATGTGGCATTTCTTTCTGGATGCAGTCTTTTTTCCATGTCCTTCCTCCACAGTCTTGACTGGAGCTCCTCAAatgaagtcttttttaaaaagaaccctTCACTGTATGCCTATACTAGTGTTTAGAACTTCTGCCTTTGAGAATAGCTCAtgtgttcttttttctaattGCAGTTTTTCCACTACTCCCAAGGGCAAGTGTATGCTGGGAATTATCCACCATTTAAGGACAGAATCAGCTGGGCTGGAGACCTTGACAAGAAAGATGCGTCAATCAACATAGAAAATATGCAGTTTATACACAATGGCACCTACATCTGTGATGTCAAAAACCCTCCGGACATTGTTGCCCAGCCAGGACACATTAGGCTTTATGTTGTAGAGAAAGGTACTTCCTTGAATATTTTTGCAGTAGTGATACAGTCCCCTTAAGAGTGATGTTTCAGGATGTGTTTGAAAGGGGTATTTCTGCCTTAGTTATGATCCCTGtgtccatggactgtggctctaCGAAACATCCATGGGGGTCAGGGAACTCATTCCAACTGGAGTGttcaatttctccatctatataccTACTGTCTGGAGCATATGGATCAGATTCCAGGAGTatgaatttttcattgttagttaGAACTAAGACCAAATTCATTATAGTTACATGTGGTGGGTAGTGGAAAAGGAgattagtattattttaatattctgacttccctggtggctcagacagtaaagtgtctgcctacaatgcaggacacccgggtttgatccctgggttgggaagatcctctggagaaggcagtggcaacccactccagtgttcttgcctggaaaatcccatggatggaggagcctggtggactatagtccgtggggtcgcaaagagtcggacaatgactcagcaacttcacacacacaataTTCTCCAGGAGAAAGTTTTAACATTGGCAGAAACAGTATAGCTGTTTCTTCACCTTTTTTTGGAGAGTAAGccaggaaatgcaggttctggATCTCATTTTGAGACAAAGTCTGCTTTGTTGGAGAATAGATTGAGGTAAATTCACATACCCAGCTTTTCTTTGAATTAGAGCATTGAGagggattttatatatatataaatgtgttgAGTTCTGAAGCTCATTCTTTATCAGGTTAATGTTCATATGTCACCAGTTAGGTATTAGAATATCATAATTTGGATAATAAAAGAGTGTGTGGTAATTGCTAAAGGAAGACACTTGTTTATTAACTTGAtatgatttcatttcttctctctaTAGCGATGTACCTTAAAcatattttgttgttctttctctctAGAGATTTTGCCCGCATTTCCAGTTTGGGTAGTGGTGGGTATAGTTACTGCTGTGGTCCTAGGTCTCACTCTGCTTATCGCCGTGATTCTGGCTGTCCTCTATAGAAGGAGAAACCCTAAACAGGATTACACTGGGTAAGAAGCTCTGCTTTCGAGGGGAAAGTTGGACGGAAGGACTCAAAATTTGTGAAAACTTCTATATGTTGTATGGAAAAAGAATGGTGAAGAATTAGCTGCTGTTAACTTTCATGTCGGAACTGAGCTGTCTCCTTAAAAGGTGTTTTGTGTGGGCGAGCAGGGATCAAGGGACTGCCATTAAACGTGGAATGTGATGCTAATACctgtttcagtttctttcttagGTTTGGTGAAGTGGACTGCTCTGTAGTCTGTGCTCTCTGAGTACCTTCCACTCTGAGATTAGTATTATTAAGCCACAGATCTCTTGCTCCAGTATGAGTTTAATTTGGTCTCTTGGTAATAATCTTACAAGGCTCTTCTTTTCAATTAGGTAAATGTAATAGTCATAACAATGCCTGGGGAGAGTGTGCTGGTACCTGATGTGATGATGCAGGACTTTTCCTGTTTGTAGTTTTATAAGTAGTTTATGACTTGTTCTTGAATGCATGGCTAGACTCATCCAAGGGGGATAATAAGAGTTGAACACCAAAATATACCAGCAGTAAAGAAAAGTAGACTTTCTTTTTGCTTGTGGCTTCTCAAAGATAACACATTTGAGCAGAGGATGCATGTCTAACTGAAGGACCCTCTCTTTTTGCCACTCCAGCTGGACAGCTAGCCCATATAAGCTCTGTAGAACTTGTGTGGTAAGACTGAGAGTGAGGCTGGGTTTCAGCTGATGGAGCACGGGCTGCATCCCAAGTGCACGAAGGGACTGTGATCTGAGAGGGTTGCATGCCCTGAACTCCTTGGCTGGTGGATGGTAGGACCTCTTTCTTTGGGCTCTGCTGCTTTACTTTTTAGGAGTGCTGTGTTTTAAGGAGTTTGAGTGTTCAAATTCAGATATCACTTGCTTGGAATGTTTCTGTTTGCTGACCGTACTCGCTCCCTTGCATGGTGAGTAATTTATGATGAAATATAACCAGAACATTCGTTTTCAACATGAAACTAATCTGGGTGGTGACATGCCAATCTTAGTTCATGCTTTTGGGTTAATGAAAGCACTGAAAAGTGTGCCTTAGAATCTTGCATGGCGTCATGAATGCTGCTATTCTTCttacttgttttttttccctcctcccctgccttttctacCTTGGTGTGCCAAGATCAGGTCCTGCTTGTCTTCCACTTCTTAAGAAAAGCTGACATAGACGACACACTGGGACTATAACAGGGCTGGGTCTTCTCTTCCACTCCCACTAGACACATGGTAACCAATCACACTGGCTGTTGCTGTTAATACTCCTGTGTGTGTACTCAGCCCATCTCCCTTGTTGACAACTAACCGTCTATCTCTGAGCTAACCCAACAGCTATCATGGTTTGTCCACAAATATGTCCTGTGTCTGTATTAGAAACATGTTGAGTGTACCATCCCAGTGAAATTGGGTTGTCAGGTTTTATGGTCATCTGAACATATATGTTCCTCATGTAagatgcctgtgtgtgtgtgttagtttttttttaatacttgaatTGTATTATTACTGAGTTAGACCCTCTTTGTGTTAGAATACTCAAACCATTTTGGTTTGGGCTGTATAGCCTCCTGGTTCAGAGAAAGCACAGTTTGCAGAATGCTTTGTATGATTTGAGCTTAATAACGACCCTTTAAGTGATTCTCTCCATActtctaagatttttaaaaaatacatcataaAGGATTTTAGCTCTGCTGAAAACACATCCCATCAAGGAATCTGTAATGAGTTACCTCTTGGCATCAATTCTCCCTGGTTTATTTAAGAGACAGGCTTTGCTGTTGAAAACCCCCTGTGCCCCTGAAAAAGTTCAGCCCGTGTGATTTGGcattccacagtttcttatgatccgtGACTTCCTGGATTTTCTTTGGTTTGGTTGCGGAATTGGTGAGGAAACAAACAATGGGGACCCAGGGAATCAAAGGCGTGAGATGAACCAAGACTACAAGCCTGGATCTGTATCTGTCATTTTGGAAGCACATTCAGAAGAGGTTTGCCTTTGATGATCACAAAAGCGAATTGCTATCAAAAGGTATAGCTTGCTCCTTTAAACCTGTATGCCAAAGGAGGATTGATAGCAGGGGAAAAACCCAAAGCAGCCAAAGGGTAAATGTATATTATAGCCAGAATCCCACTCAGCATGTACCATTGTTGTAAACTGGGGCAAGCTGGTCATCCCACACTGGTTTCTTTTCCTCCCCTGGAGTAGCATCACTGGCTTGGAAGAATTAGTGTCAGGGGTAAAAATTAGTTTCAAGAAATGTGATTGTTTTGATTCTcattgtttcgttttgtttttatatatctgCTACTTCATCTTGtcatcacttgcatttctatattttatgtttccattttaattattttttttttacatttgttctCCAAATTGCCAACTTATCAGCTGCAATACATCAGAGAATGTGTCACCAGTTAAGCAGGTTTCACAGAAGTCTCCCTCCGACACAGAGGGTCtagtaaagagcctgccttcTGGATCTCACCAGGTAACAGCTGATTGCGGTCTGTCCACTTACCGTGCTCTGCAGTTTGATGCTGTGCCGTGTTCTGGGATGTGGAAAAGAATAAGCTCTCACTAAAAGAAAGAATAAGCTTTCACTAAGCTGTGAAAGAGTGAAACAGAAAGACAGGgcaagagaagcagagaagaacATAGGGGTTGCTTTAGGAGGAACACAAGAAAGtatgtggaaaagaatctgacttGAGTAAAGGTTTCCACCAAACCGCCACTAACAGATTGGCTCAAGAAAATTAGGAGATGACTGTCAGATATAAACACTTCTTCCCTAGTTGCTCAAAGAATTAAAGCTAGTGAACTAGATTCTATATTGAGGTGTACCTTAAGCCATGAAATTCACAGGAGTAagttgattttggtattgatagtaaaacagaaaagttattttgtatgaattctttagaagaaatagaaagtaagcAGTTACTTGAATAATTAGTAGGCTTGATGAACAAGGAAAGTCTGGTTTCTCCTTTTTGTAGAAAGTACAGAgaagaaataacttttatttgGAACTAGCATGGAATCTAGCATTGTGGTTAGTATCGTGTTTTATTCATGCTGATGTAACTATGATTGTGGCATGGCAGAAATTCCAGAGCTTAGTACTGATTCTGTTCTTCTGGGATAGAAAGTGTTAGAAGGAATGTGGCCAGTTATAACTTTGCTCTGAGGAGGAGGGATTAGGGATGTAGTGGGGTGGGTGGATTtaagaggaagtaaagaaaagGATAACAGTGTTTTGTGGAAGAATTACCCCACAGTCTTAGACTGGAGTTGTCATATGTGGTGAGGACACGGAGGCGTTGTGATGTTAAATTATTAAAAGCACAGAGCAGTTAGCAACAGAATTGGGGCTCGAACCTTAGATTTCTAGGCAGCGTATATTCTGTCACAGCATCAGGACCTTACTTATTCCTAGTCTGTCTGTTcatctctctcattctttttatctgtgtgtctttctgtccctctctctctcagtttACATAGTATGCCTCAGATACCTAATTCACTAATTTGGATTGTGAATAGGAATAAGGTTGTGAATAAAGGCATTAAAGTTACAGGTAGACATTATACCTAAAGAAGCCTTGAAAACTTTTGCTTCTGCCCTTGAAATGCTGTAGAGGGTGTTCTCCTATTGAAAACAAACTGGGGgtaggggaagaaagaaagaattctctACACTGGGAAACAGGCTGTTCAGTACCATGATTCCTGAGAGAGGGGAATAAAGGGCAGCCCCGTGATCGTCCCGGCTTCCTCAGGCATCTTCCAGACTGCGGTACTAAGGGCAGACAGAAACGGCTCAGCTGTCCCACTGAGCTGGGGAGGCCAGGGTGGCTAGGATTTACGAGGCACCGCaccagagaagaagaaagagtgtAGAGAGAAGACGCGTTGGGATCTGGAGTGGGTCCCCTTGAGCCTTTGCTAAATACAGATTTGTAGATGCGTGGGCGACACATCCTGGTGGCCGGAGGAAGAACTGCCTGGAAAGCAGTAGGTTGTACAGTGCCCTGAAACTTACCCAGGACCGGAAATAGTTTGTGTTCTCAAACGCAGAGCGGAGAGAGCTCATTATGTTCAGGGTATTGGTTGGAGTTCTCAGAATGGTCACACCTTAGCTGCATAAgatctttgtgatgccatggactatagccctcttggctcctctgtccatgggatttccaaggcaagaatactggagtagggaaaaaaaaatactggagtgggttgtcacttccttctccggggaatcttcccgacccagggattgaacccatgtctcttgcattggcagcagattctttaccactgagccatcggggtaATGGGACTAAATTAGCACCTTGGTAGTAGGGCTAAATCAGTACCAGATTATGGATGCTATGGACCCACCATAAAAAGGAAGCGTTTAAAGAATAAAACTAATCTAAAAGTAATTTAGATGCACACCAACACAAAATCCAGTCTTTACAACAA is a window of Ovis aries strain OAR_USU_Benz2616 breed Rambouillet chromosome 1, ARS-UI_Ramb_v3.0, whole genome shotgun sequence DNA encoding:
- the MPZL1 gene encoding myelin protein zero-like protein 1 isoform X2, producing the protein MAAPAGAGALIASPDRRRCLWSVLAAALGLLTYAVSALEVYTPKEIFVPNGTQGKLPCKFKSTNSTGTLTSVSWSFQPEGSDTTVSFFHYSQGQVYAGNYPPFKDRISWAGDLDKKDASINIENMQFIHNGTYICDVKNPPDIVAQPGHIRLYVVEKEILPAFPVWVVVGIVTAVVLGLTLLIAVILAVLYRRRNPKQDYTGCNTSENVSPVKQVSQKSPSDTEGLVKSLPSGSHQGPVIYAQLDHSGGHHSDRINKSESVVYADIRKN
- the MPZL1 gene encoding myelin protein zero-like protein 1 isoform X1 is translated as MAAPAGAGALIASPDRRRCLWSVLAAALGLLTYAVSALEVYTPKEIFVPNGTQGKLPCKFKSTNSTGTLTSVSWSFQPEGSDTTVSFFHYSQGQVYAGNYPPFKDRISWAGDLDKKDASINIENMQFIHNGTYICDVKNPPDIVAQPGHIRLYVVEKEILPAFPVWVVVGIVTAVVLGLTLLIAVILAVLYRRRNPKQDYTGCNTSENVSPVKQVSQKSPSDTEGLVKSLPSGSHQLRPLEPMHLKEPPQRKSCSPQLWNSPCSLQLEEACSWQ